From one Bacteroidetes Order II. bacterium genomic stretch:
- the rffA gene encoding dTDP-4-amino-4,6-dideoxygalactose transaminase: MKKIPFNKPYLTGKETLYIQDAVHYGKISGNGKYTQMCHQFFEAHYGFGKCLLTTSCTDALEMAALLLDIQPGDEVILPSYTFVSTANAFVLRGAKLVFADSRSDHPGIEESHLKALITARTKAIVVVHYAGVACDMEKVMALAHEFGLYVVEDAAQAIDSFYTFSNGKKVALGSIGHLAAFSFHETKNIISGEGGMLVVNDSQFVERAEIIWEKGTNRAAFYRGEVDKYGWIDVGSSFLPSEIVAAFLFAQLEYLTSIQEKRKKLWFHYFESLKLAEAQGIRLPFIPHYATNNAHMFYVVAQNGLQRQKIIDALGAAGFHAVFHYLSLHRSPFYAQKHDGRNLPNTDLYTDCLIRLPLFYELDAINIDRMVSIIKVVSQTKLGTY; the protein is encoded by the coding sequence ATGAAAAAAATTCCCTTCAATAAACCTTACTTAACGGGCAAGGAAACACTATATATTCAGGATGCGGTCCATTATGGGAAAATTAGTGGAAATGGTAAATACACCCAGATGTGTCATCAGTTTTTTGAAGCGCATTATGGCTTTGGAAAGTGCTTATTAACCACTTCCTGCACCGATGCCCTCGAAATGGCTGCTTTATTATTAGATATTCAACCAGGCGACGAGGTAATCTTGCCGTCTTATACATTTGTCTCGACAGCAAACGCCTTTGTACTTCGCGGGGCAAAATTGGTTTTTGCAGACTCAAGATCAGATCACCCCGGAATAGAAGAATCTCACCTAAAAGCATTGATAACCGCTCGTACAAAAGCCATTGTTGTGGTGCATTATGCTGGAGTAGCCTGTGATATGGAAAAAGTGATGGCGCTTGCCCATGAATTTGGACTGTACGTGGTTGAAGACGCCGCTCAGGCCATAGATAGTTTTTACACCTTTTCAAATGGCAAAAAAGTTGCTTTGGGCAGTATCGGCCATTTAGCTGCTTTTTCCTTTCATGAGACCAAAAATATCATTTCGGGCGAAGGCGGTATGCTGGTCGTAAATGATTCTCAGTTTGTGGAACGTGCCGAAATAATATGGGAAAAAGGCACCAATCGTGCAGCATTTTATAGAGGAGAAGTAGATAAATATGGATGGATAGATGTGGGTTCCTCATTTTTACCTTCAGAAATTGTTGCAGCATTTTTATTTGCACAATTAGAATATTTAACGTCTATTCAAGAAAAAAGAAAAAAATTATGGTTTCATTATTTTGAAAGCCTGAAACTTGCGGAAGCACAAGGTATTCGTTTACCATTCATTCCACATTATGCTACCAATAATGCCCATATGTTTTATGTGGTGGCCCAAAATGGGCTTCAGCGTCAAAAAATCATAGATGCGTTGGGTGCTGCAGGATTTCATGCAGTTTTTCACTATCTTTCACTCCATAGAAGCCCGTTCTATGCCCAAAAACATGATGGTCGGAACCTACCGAATACCGATTTATACACCGATTGCTTGATTCGTTTGCCCCTGTTTTATGAATTAGACGCAATAAACATAGATCGTATGGTTTCAATAATAAAAGTAGTTTCCCAGACGAAACTAGGTACATATTAA
- a CDS encoding family 1 glycosylhydrolase: protein MIKRNKLLDFTKAIPEELVFPKEFIFGAASASHQIEGGTLNNNWTAFEGFTRPDGSSGIRTGESCGIAADHWNRFSSDVLLMQDLGLGIYRFSIEWSRIEPQEGRFDDSALLTYRHWCKQLREAGIEPMVTLHHFSEPIWFSEKGGFENRENIAFFERFIRFVVPSLSDLVDYWITINEPEVFSVMGWMLGEFPPGKTEPHTMAMVMENILLAHARAYHLIHELDRLDADGDGVPCHVSIAKNVLLFDPKSKWNPADRYLSNLMNRLYNDAILEALQSGVFQLSMPGQFDLKSHLPELANTLDFIGLNHYTRSLVRFNPFKQPPFTMHTDPRFGINDMGWEVWAQSFYDALMLVRSLSLPIWVTENGICDGETPDQRRVAFLGDSLYALQEAIRDGANVRGYIHWSVMDNFEWAHGFQPRFGLFRVDYKIQSRTLTEGGKLYKSVIEKQKNVSSTDFHAGTV, encoded by the coding sequence TTGATTAAGCGAAACAAACTACTGGATTTTACCAAAGCGATACCTGAAGAATTGGTATTTCCGAAAGAATTTATATTTGGCGCAGCCTCGGCATCACACCAAATTGAGGGCGGAACCCTAAATAATAACTGGACTGCATTCGAAGGTTTTACCCGGCCAGATGGGTCGTCAGGCATCCGAACGGGAGAATCCTGTGGTATTGCAGCCGATCATTGGAACCGATTTTCCTCTGATGTCTTGTTGATGCAGGACTTGGGCTTAGGGATTTATCGCTTTTCTATCGAATGGAGCCGGATTGAACCACAAGAAGGGCGTTTCGACGACTCGGCCTTGCTTACGTATCGTCATTGGTGTAAACAACTCCGAGAGGCTGGCATCGAACCAATGGTAACGCTTCATCATTTTTCCGAGCCGATTTGGTTTTCAGAAAAAGGCGGCTTTGAAAATCGGGAAAATATTGCTTTTTTTGAACGATTTATACGATTTGTAGTCCCTTCCTTATCAGATTTGGTTGATTATTGGATTACCATTAATGAGCCGGAAGTGTTTTCGGTTATGGGCTGGATGTTGGGCGAATTTCCTCCTGGAAAAACCGAACCGCATACGATGGCAATGGTGATGGAAAACATATTGCTGGCACATGCCCGCGCCTACCATTTGATTCATGAACTGGATAGATTAGATGCAGATGGAGATGGCGTGCCCTGCCACGTAAGCATTGCTAAAAATGTTTTGCTCTTTGACCCCAAGTCCAAGTGGAATCCAGCAGATCGCTATTTGTCCAATCTAATGAATCGCCTATACAATGACGCCATCTTAGAAGCGCTCCAGTCTGGTGTATTTCAGTTGTCTATGCCGGGTCAGTTTGATCTAAAATCTCATTTACCCGAATTGGCCAATACATTGGATTTTATAGGTTTAAATCATTATACCCGAAGTCTGGTCCGTTTTAATCCATTCAAGCAACCTCCTTTTACCATGCACACAGATCCTCGTTTTGGGATCAATGACATGGGTTGGGAGGTGTGGGCACAGTCTTTTTACGATGCGCTGATGCTGGTGCGCTCCTTAAGTTTGCCCATTTGGGTTACGGAAAATGGGATTTGTGATGGTGAAACCCCCGATCAAAGACGGGTGGCTTTTTTGGGAGATTCTTTATACGCACTTCAGGAAGCCATACGCGACGGCGCCAATGTAAGAGGCTATATTCATTGGTCGGTGATGGATAATTTTGAATGGGCGCACGGGTTCCAGCCCCGTTTTGGGCTTTTCCGTGTGGATTACAAAATCCAATCGCGGACACTCACCGAAGGGGGAAAATTATATAAATCCGTTATTGAAAAGCAAAAAAATGTATCCAGTACTGATTTCCACGCAGGCACTGTTTGA